In Fragaria vesca subsp. vesca linkage group LG1, FraVesHawaii_1.0, whole genome shotgun sequence, the sequence GCTGTTGTAATCTCTGCCGTCGAATTCAAGATGTTCCACATCCGCAAAATGGGGCGTTGCAGAAGCTCGTAACGAAGGCCATAAGCTAAGTTGCTCAGTGATTTTGCTGTGTATATTCTTGTGAAATGCCATGTCAGTATAGTTAACAGCCCTATTAGAATAGCTAGCATAACCTGCACAAAAAATCATCATTGTTCATTACACTTGTCAAAATTTTCAATCACTGAAAATTGAACCATTGAAGCATTATAATAAGTGGTGCTCATCACATGTCAACCCAATTCAAAGTTCTGTTCTTGAAATCATACTAACCATGATGGCAAGGCGAGCCACAAAGACACTGTAGTATGACGAAAGACAGTAAGCATTTGCATACTGGAACTGGTCTCTTTCAACATCTCTATGAAAGATTCTTCTCCCCTGGCCTTCGGGGCTTGTAGCAGCACTGTTAGTGTTGCTTCTTCTCCATGGAAATATAGCAAAGCTAGAAACTTTATCACACAACTTCCTCAGCACCAGAGCTCCCATTAGTGTTCTTCAACCTGGTGAACATTCACAACTACTCTACAGAGAGAGATAGGAAGAGAGGAGATGGGTGGTGGGTTGTGTTTAATATACCGGTTCTAGTGTCACTACCCACTTTTGGAACACAATTGCTTAATGCAATAGCTTTGAGTGGGGGGAGTTGAGTTGTGATGTTTTGATTCCTCTATCAATCAACAATCCACAGCATCAATGCCACAACATATTTTCTCTCTTTCTTTTTGGAATTGTGCTTTGTGAAAACGAGACCGTTGTTTAAAACGCAGGTTGTTTTTAAGGGAGAAGTAGCAGACATGGAAGTGTGAGACTGTGAACCATTACAGCTATTGAGAGCTACATAATGGGAGTTAACCAGGGACCCACATTCATCGTCTTGCCCCTAGTACTAAAGCAAAGCAAACATTATCATGTGGATATAGTTGGAGCTGGTAAGATACTGTGATGATTGATGACCGAATTTTCTGATCCATGATACATGTAAAGTTGTAAACTCACACTACCGTATTATTTACACAAAATTTCTTTCAACGATTAGCTACTATACCTAGCCCCAGCTTGAGTTGGTGAGGGTTCAAATCTCGTCGACAATGTTTGAAGTTTAAAACTCTTAATTTATTTTTTGTGGTCAGGAAGAAGGAAACGTTTAGATAATGACCTCCAGAAACAGATTAGTCTGTATTCTAATAAAACATATTGAATTTGTAACATAGAGGCATGTGGAACTAAAAGAATGGATTTATGTCATTTCAACAGAAGATTTGGAACTTGAATATCTTGCAAGGAGGGCTACCTCTACCATGTTAAACAACGAACGATTCCAAACTATCGGAAATGAATTGAAATTGTATATCAATTGTTACAAGAAACCTTAGTGTATCATGATTTATCTTCCATGTTGTGTAACAGTAGTCCTACACTTTTTTTTTGGCCAAGAGGGTAGAAAACTAGCTATTGATAACAATCTTTTATCCAGAAGTTTGAGTGCTAAGGGCGGCTTGATTATACAAATGGAATGCATGAACACAAAACATATCATATGCACTTGCCTTGACTTTGCTTAGTTCATCATCCTCTAGAACACCAGATTTGTGATCCACCTCACTACCCATCATCCCCAGTCTTTATACTGGAATGAGTGGAATCAAAGATCTTGGATTCACCTTAAAAATTAAAATTACTAGCTGTACGTGGTGTACTATGCTTTCACCCATTTACTATATGACCTAATAAAAGGAGAGAAAGTGATATTATTTATTGTTTTAGCTCACTAGTGGCTCAGCCTCTTTGTTAGAGTGATGTTTTCAATGGTTTCATAATCGTAGGTACTCTGGTGACTATTTTGGAGCTCCATCTATGGCTTCCAGCAAGAAGGGTCATCTGGGTTAGTGGTCTTACTTGGAAAAACATGCTGGTAAGAAGTTGGAAAAGACTGGAATCAACTTAAACACTAAGGTTCTGGAAGTACTGAGGTGCAAGGGGGTCTTTGAAACCTTAAGTGAAGAGTAGTATTAATGCTTTTCCTATCATCATATGATCTCATGATAATGTCACATACAATGGTGTTTACATGGTCATCTAGTGACCAAGAAATCATCATTGGATGTAAATCCAAAGGTGGGAAATATTATTTTAAAGTTAAGTTGTTTTGTTTTCCATAATTGGATTTACATGCAACGGTGATTGAACATGATTTCTTTAGTCACTATGTGACCATATGAACACTACTGTGTCACATAAGTCCGTACATTTGAATAATCAGCTTATTGTTGCACCTTAGTCCTCAAGATTCTACTTTGATTTTAATTTAGTCCTTTATTTCTTTCATGCCCAAATTCTAGTATTGCGGGTTCACAGACATGACATCTAGTTTTTTCACTTCTATTGTTCTTAGCTTGACTACATCTGAAATTCATTCGAGTGTCAACCATTGTAAGTGGCCTAGTGGTCGAGCATTCAGGTAGGGAACCCCCAATCCGGGTTTGATTCGCGAAGCTGTCAAGTCAAAGACATTGTGCAACAATGCTCTTTACTCGATCAAACACATTAGACGATAAGGACTAAAGTGAGACTCATGCTACACAATTAGTGAATTAGCCCTTTACAACTTTGTAAAACAAGCTTAGTGATGTGTCTAGTGTACTAACAATCTCCTAAATCACAAGCATCTTGAAGATCATAATCTTAACATAAAAGTAAATAAGCCATTGGCTTTTGCAAAAGTAAGTTCTATGATTGAACATTGGTAAGATTATCAATGCCACACCAATCGTCATTGTTATAAAGATTTAGGAGGAATAACAAAATCCTTAGACATGATTACTGATGCCAAGATAACCAGTAATCCAGTATCGTTTCGAAAAAGATGACCAGAAGAAATGTAGAGGGTGAGGACTGGAGATACTCAAAATCTATAATCAGACCAAAAGAATCCGAGTAGAGGAAACCTATTGGCTTTAGGGCAAGAAGAATATCATATCTGGGAGAACTTACACTAAAGGCTAAAGAGAGAGATTTGATTCGTCCAAATGACTTGAAAAGAGTCCATCAGAGCCAAGAAGAGCTAAGCTGTGTGGCCTAGATTTAAAGCAAAGAGAAGGGGGGACAAAACCACATCTGTACCTTCTCAATCTTCTAAATTTTAGTGCTGGAGGGCTCCATTATTAGTATACCAAGAATGGTATAATATTGGTGTTAAGCTTAGCCATAAAGATTAAACGTGAGCAAGGTGGCGTACGCATGGCAACCTCAAAGAGATGTTTGTATTAGGTTATGTGTAATTGGAAGCTTTGGTGGGTTGGTGGCTCTGCCGACTATTGTTGAATATTGAGGAGGGAGATACTTGAAAGGCATAAAAACCCCTAGCTAAATCCTAGAAAGACTTGCTCTAGAAGTTATTGATTTGCAGCTCTAGAAGTTAAAGAAATGAATCTTGGCCTTTCCGGTGAAAAAATGAAAAGATTTATAGCCGGAAAAGGAAGAGGGTAAGAGTTCGAATCTACCAATACCAACAGACTTCCAAGTCGATGGTCTCTAATAGATATTCTTTTGATATTGACAAAAGCAGGAGGAATAAAGCATCAAAAGTCTTGTGATGCTTCATTTCTAGGCATACAAATCTTGCAATGATACAAGAATGTATGTTCCACACTATAATGATCACAACTTTACATAAGAAAATAAGAAAATTCACTTTCATTCAAGGCAAGATACATAATATACATCATTTTCAGTCATTTTGTACATTTTCTAGAGAATGATGGTACACATTGACGGTTAAAACCTATAACTTGGATGTTTATATGGACTCGTTTTCTGGGTAAGGCTAGATATAGGCCTCGATAAACAAAGAAATAGCAAAAAGATCAAGCAACACAAGCGCACGAGGGCAGGAGCTCAATGTATGATCCTGATAGTGCTACTAAGGAAACATATGTAACAATCATAAATGAATGAAGATGGTTACAAGGATGAATATATCCACACTCTACCTGCTATAGTACGATAGCAACAACAAAGTGTTTCTTTTGGGAAAAAATGGGGGAAGAAAAATTTGGACTGACCAGTCTATACAAATGAGGAGATTCCGAGAACCAGTTACTTCTTCTTTGCCGCCCTTACCTCATCAGCTTTTGCCTTGGCAGCAGATTTGGCTAGGGTGGAGGATTTGATAGCACTTTTTGGGTTCAATGCCTTTCGGATCTTGTAAACAGTCCATGCAGTTCCTATGGCATGTCCTGCTGCATCAAGCCCTTCGCTTGCCGCCTTACCTGCTTCTTCACCATACCTGCAGAACAAAAGAAATACCACTTATTTAACCATACAACTACGATGCCAAAAGATAAGGTCATTTACACAGATTACCTCTTCAGTGATGACATCACATATATAAGTTGGGAAAACAGGGTTAAGTTACTAATAGACGCAATGAACACAAATTTCATTGACTATTGGTTATTGAACTCTAATGTGGAGCGAAGCTGGATCATTTACTCTTGATCAATATTGGTTCTTTGTTTCATTTACACTACAGCATTCATCAGAAGAAGCTTACTTGTGAGATACGAGCTCAGTTGTAACAGTAGATGATGTTGACATGACATTTTTTCCAGCTACTTCAACAGCATCACAGACCTTACCTGTTAGAAGAAAAAAGCAAGCACTTAGTAGACTATAAGAATAAACAAACAACTTATTAGTGGAGAAAATTGAGGCTGGATCACTAGTAACAGTGAATAACTTAGACATAGTGCAACCCTAGTACCAGAACAGCAGATCTGATCAAAATCCAGTCATATAATGTTTACAGAAACAGAAAATAGTAAAGATGCTTCATAGATCGTCTTTGGTGGCATGTTTGGATCTTAGTTTGCATTCTGAATTTCAAATCAATAAAAATACAGTTATATCTAAAAATCACTGGCTGAACGCATGGTAGCTTATTGCCCATAATGGTATAGAGATCTCTAAAGATGAAAATGAATCCCACCCTTTAACAGTGAGGGCTCAAAGATGAATATTTTTCCTGAATACTATGACATTTCTCTGTTGATATAAGAATTAGGTTATGTTCACCAATCAATCTTAATATATAAAAACGAATGCATTACGATGACGTAAGGAAAGAGAAATTCCATCATGTGCAGCATTGCAATTACAGATATAAGAGAATCTGTCTATCATTCAAAGTTGAATTAAGATAAGGAGTTGCAAGGAAAAGTAAAAAAGACAAAGAAGAACAAGTATAATCTGTTTGAAGAGAAATCTCGGAATTGAAATGAGAAACATACAAAATCCATCCAGCCCAGCAAGCAAAATTTCCCCAGGCAAATGACGAAAGAATTTCTTTCCCACTTTGGAGTTCACCACAGTACTTGTGAAATATCCAGAAACTTTCAAAACCCCAGAGAGCACACATGTCGCTACTTTCTGTGTTGTTTTGCTCACTTTCTTGGCCCTGCAGAGATATCGAAGATCACATAACCATTCTACTGACACAAAGAGAAAAACACAAGACCCTAAAGACATACAGAAAATAGATCCTTAACCACAGACATACAGTTTGGAACAATAAACGAGGTATATCCAAACATTTCTGTGGCACTAATATCTGCCCTGCATCCTATAATAATGAATGAAGATACAAAACCAAGAACCAATTACGGCAGCATGACCCTATGTATGAAATCAAATTCCCAATCTTTGACTTATACTAACTCAAAAGTTCATGAGCTCCAAACAAAAACTATTCCCATAAAATATTATAATGGTGCAGTTAGTATCCATCAGATCACAGAAACAACAACTAGAACAAGACATTTTCATGAAGCAATTGGAAAACAGGACTAATGCTTTGCATAAAAAAAGCAAGAGAATCCAAATAGTAGAGACAATAACAGAAAACAATCATCTGATACCTTTTGATTCTCCTCATGGTTTGGGGACTGACTTCCTTTTGCGAACCTGGCTCCATCCTCTTCTTCAAAACCTCATTTCCCCTATTCAACCTATCCACAGTCACATCACCACACCACAAAATCCCCCTGATCAGCTGCCCCGTCCCGGCAGCAATCAACTTAGCCGCACTCCCATTGTAGTCCTCCACATTGGGAGCCAATGTGGTCCAATACGCCGCGCTCTGCTCCTCCATCTCCCTCTTCTTCTCCGCATTCAGCTCCCCCGGCGCCGTCCCCAACGCCAAGGAACTATCCAACGCCTCCCCCTTCTTCTTTGCCTTCTCCGAAACCTTCTGCACCGAAAAACTGCTGCAACTCTTCAACACCTCATCCAATTCCCTCACCAATTTCTCCTGCCCTTTCGACGGAATCGTCAGCCCGTAGTTCAAGAAGTTATCAACATCCTTAGCTTTCTCCTTCTCCTTCTT encodes:
- the LOC101295942 gene encoding uncharacterized protein LOC101295942 codes for the protein MECQKPRVHFDDSPDPNRKPKLYPDVVQSNPDSQPNPKPEPSAPNLYPSLDMDDLYGDLFLEDPTYYEIPPESQSQIQEPPSAPPLAAEEVLIRIPGAIVNLIDKDYSVELASGDFTIVKLVQGDDVVAILARVEDKIQWPLLKDEAVVKLDDSHYFFSLFAPENQESPAPATESGEDGKTKKKDKKKKKNEKKEKEKAKDVDNFLNYGLTIPSKGQEKLVRELDEVLKSCSSFSVQKVSEKAKKKGEALDSSLALGTAPGELNAEKKREMEEQSAAYWTTLAPNVEDYNGSAAKLIAAGTGQLIRGILWCGDVTVDRLNRGNEVLKKRMEPGSQKEVSPQTMRRIKRAKKVSKTTQKVATCVLSGVLKVSGYFTSTVVNSKVGKKFFRHLPGEILLAGLDGFCKVCDAVEVAGKNVMSTSSTVTTELVSHKYGEEAGKAASEGLDAAGHAIGTAWTVYKIRKALNPKSAIKSSTLAKSAAKAKADEVRAAKKK